The Lottiidibacillus patelloidae DNA window TAGCTACACGATCAGTACGTGAAGGAGCACCCGTTTTAATTTGGCCTGCATTTGTTGCAACAGCGATATCAGCAATCGTGCTATCTTCTGTTTCTCCACTACGGTGTGAAATTACCGCTGTATAGCCAGCACGTTTCGCCATTTCAATTGCATCGAATGTTTCCGTTAACGTACCAATTTGGTTTACTTTGATTAAGATAGAGTTTCCTACTCCGTTTTCGATACCTTCAGATAACTTCTTCGTATTCGTAACAAATAAGTCATCACCAACTAATTGTACTTTATCTCCGATACGTTCTGTTAGTAATTTGAAACCATCCCAATCATTTTCATCTAAACCATCTTCAATTGAGATAATTGGATATTTCGCGCAAAGCTGTTCATAGTAGTCAACCATCTCTTCAGAAGTGTAAACAACACCTTCACCTGAAAGGTGGTATTTTCCGTCTTCTTTATTAAATAGCTCAGAAGCTGCAACGTCCATTGCAAGTTTAACTTCTTCACCTGGTTTATAGCCAGCACCTTCGATGGCTTCCATAATTGTTTGAAGAGCCTCTTCATTTGATCCTAAGTTCGGCGCGAAACCACCTTCATCACCAACTGCAGTGTTATAGCCTTTATTCTTTAAGACTGCTTTTAAGCTATGGAAGATTTCAGTTCCCATACGAAGTGCTTCT harbors:
- the eno gene encoding phosphopyruvate hydratase — protein: MPIITDVYAREVLDSRGNPTVEVEVYTESGAFGRALVPSGASTGEYEAVELRDGDKSRYLGKGVLKAVDFVNEKIAPEIEDFYEVFDQAAIDQAMIELDGTENKGNLGANAILGVSMAVARAAADYLEIPLYQYLGGFNARTLPVPMMNIINGGEHADNNVDIQEFMVMPVGAENFKEALRMGTEIFHSLKAVLKNKGYNTAVGDEGGFAPNLGSNEEALQTIMEAIEGAGYKPGEEVKLAMDVAASELFNKEDGKYHLSGEGVVYTSEEMVDYYEQLCAKYPIISIEDGLDENDWDGFKLLTERIGDKVQLVGDDLFVTNTKKLSEGIENGVGNSILIKVNQIGTLTETFDAIEMAKRAGYTAVISHRSGETEDSTIADIAVATNAGQIKTGAPSRTDRVAKYNQLLRIEDYLGLTSKYGGMSAFYNIK